A single genomic interval of Nitrosomonadales bacterium harbors:
- a CDS encoding fatty acid--CoA ligase: MTAYTYPLLIKQLLHTPLANAPDQEIVYRDRVRYDYRTLRARIGRLGSSLGVSPGQTVAVMDYDSHRYLECFFAIPMLGAVLQTVNVRLSPEQIAYTLNHAQADVLLVHEDFLPLLESFRARLETVGRFVLLSDGEPPACPEPFATDYETLLAGGEPEHVFPDFDEDTRATTFYTTGTTGSPKGVYFSHRQLVLHTLSAAVAFGTAPVQGRFGRGDVYMPITPMFHVHAWGFPYIATMLGVKQVYPGRYQPDVLLQLIGSEGVTFSHCVPTLLHMLLSSPLAKETELGGWKVVIGGSALPKGLAQAALERGIDVYAGYGLSETCPILSLGLLEAGEDDGTEAAIERRIKAGRAIPLVDMRIVNEFGRELPQDGRAAGEVVVRAPWLTQGYLRDAAASDRLWEGGYLHTGDIATRDASGLLSITDRLKDVIKCSGEWLSSLELESLLSEHPAVSEVAVIGMPDEKWGERPLALVVLNAGQSASPDALREPVDRRIDTGNLSRYARLMQIRFVAGLTRTSVGKLDKKAMRQQFAG, from the coding sequence ATGACCGCTTATACCTATCCGCTGCTCATCAAACAGTTGTTGCACACGCCGCTGGCGAATGCGCCGGATCAGGAGATCGTCTATCGCGACCGGGTGCGTTATGACTACCGTACTCTGCGCGCGCGCATCGGCCGGTTGGGCAGCAGCCTGGGAGTGTCGCCGGGGCAGACGGTCGCAGTGATGGACTACGACAGTCATCGCTATCTGGAATGTTTCTTCGCGATCCCGATGCTCGGGGCGGTGTTGCAGACGGTGAACGTGCGCCTGTCGCCGGAGCAGATCGCATACACCCTCAACCATGCGCAAGCCGACGTGCTGCTGGTGCACGAGGATTTTCTGCCGTTGCTGGAGAGTTTCCGCGCCCGGCTCGAAACGGTGGGCCGCTTCGTGCTGCTGTCCGATGGTGAGCCGCCAGCCTGTCCGGAACCGTTTGCCACCGATTACGAAACCCTTCTGGCGGGAGGAGAGCCGGAGCACGTGTTCCCGGATTTCGACGAGGACACGCGCGCCACGACCTTCTATACCACCGGCACGACCGGGTCGCCCAAGGGCGTCTATTTCAGCCATCGCCAGCTGGTGCTGCACACCCTCTCGGCTGCGGTCGCCTTCGGTACCGCACCGGTGCAGGGGCGCTTCGGGAGGGGGGATGTGTATATGCCGATCACGCCGATGTTCCATGTCCATGCATGGGGCTTCCCGTATATCGCCACGATGCTGGGCGTCAAGCAGGTGTATCCGGGGCGTTACCAGCCGGACGTCCTGTTGCAACTGATCGGGAGCGAAGGCGTGACATTTTCGCATTGCGTACCGACGCTGCTGCACATGCTGCTGTCCAGCCCGCTTGCCAAGGAAACGGAGTTGGGTGGATGGAAAGTGGTCATCGGCGGATCGGCATTGCCCAAAGGACTGGCGCAGGCTGCGCTGGAACGCGGGATAGATGTGTATGCCGGATATGGTCTGTCGGAGACCTGTCCGATCCTGTCGCTCGGATTGCTGGAGGCGGGAGAGGATGACGGTACGGAGGCTGCCATCGAACGGCGCATCAAGGCCGGCCGCGCCATTCCGCTGGTGGATATGCGCATCGTGAACGAATTCGGAAGGGAATTGCCGCAGGACGGACGCGCCGCCGGCGAGGTTGTGGTGCGCGCGCCCTGGCTGACGCAGGGTTACCTGCGCGACGCGGCAGCGTCGGATAGGCTGTGGGAAGGCGGATACCTGCATACCGGCGATATCGCGACGCGCGACGCGAGCGGTTTGCTGAGTATCACTGACCGGCTCAAGGATGTCATCAAATGCAGCGGCGAATGGCTGTCTTCGCTGGAACTGGAGAGCCTGCTCTCCGAACATCCGGCGGTGAGCGAGGTGGCGGTGATCGGTATGCCGGACGAAAAATGGGGTGAGCGTCCTCTGGCGCTGGTGGTGCTCAATGCGGGGCAGTCGGCGTCCCCGGATGCGTTGCGCGAACCGGTGGATCGGCGCATCGATACGGGCAACCTGTCGCGCTATGCCCGGCTGATGCAGATCCGTTTCGTTGCCGGCCTGACGCGCACCAGCGTCGGAAAACTGGACAAGAAAGCGATGCGGCAGCAGTTTGCCGGCTAG
- the cyaY gene encoding iron donor protein CyaY, producing the protein MNESEFNRLADAALQRIESAVDRCAGDIECNRSGNVLEIEFDNGQKIIVNRHDANQEVWVAAKSGGFHYAWQDGAWLSRRDGSELYARLAELFAAQDETISFTA; encoded by the coding sequence ATGAATGAAAGCGAATTCAACCGATTGGCCGATGCGGCACTGCAGCGCATCGAATCTGCCGTCGATCGTTGCGCCGGCGATATCGAATGCAACCGCAGCGGCAACGTGCTGGAAATCGAGTTCGACAACGGCCAGAAGATCATCGTCAACCGCCACGACGCCAATCAGGAAGTCTGGGTCGCCGCGAAATCCGGCGGCTTCCATTACGCATGGCAGGATGGCGCGTGGCTCAGCCGGCGGGACGGCAGCGAACTCTATGCGCGGCTTGCCGAACTGTTCGCCGCCCAGGACGAGACCATCTCCTTCACAGCCTAG
- a CDS encoding M48 family metallopeptidase — MDRERDPATAALMFKRLRNLVTPPAMEQRAALLAGKHVTYTLKRSGRRRSIGLRIDDRGLTVSMPLRASEKWLHSVLQDKARWVVEKLDGWQTRKVAEPRWADGETIDYLGGQLILRVRPSLFAAPAQQHGGELWVFVADDNDASQIERAVTDWYRSEAQLLFVERVAHYAPLLGVMPRAVKLSAARTQWGCCTARGTVRLNAQLVRLPQRLVDYVVVHELAHLREMNHSEAFWRVVRDACPDYGRMRRELRAVAL; from the coding sequence ATGGATCGAGAACGAGATCCAGCAACTGCCGCACTGATGTTCAAGCGCCTGCGCAATCTGGTCACGCCTCCCGCAATGGAACAACGTGCCGCATTGCTCGCCGGCAAACATGTCACCTACACGTTGAAGCGCAGCGGCAGACGCCGCAGCATCGGCCTGCGCATTGACGATCGCGGGCTCACCGTGAGCATGCCGTTGCGCGCATCGGAGAAATGGCTGCACAGCGTGTTGCAGGACAAGGCGCGCTGGGTGGTGGAAAAACTCGACGGCTGGCAGACGCGCAAGGTGGCAGAACCCCGTTGGGCCGATGGCGAGACCATCGACTATCTGGGCGGGCAACTGATCCTGCGCGTGCGACCAAGCCTGTTCGCTGCGCCGGCGCAGCAACATGGCGGGGAATTGTGGGTGTTCGTTGCCGACGACAACGATGCGTCGCAGATCGAGCGCGCGGTGACGGACTGGTACCGGAGCGAAGCCCAACTACTGTTCGTGGAACGTGTCGCGCATTACGCGCCGCTGCTGGGTGTCATGCCGCGCGCGGTGAAATTGTCCGCCGCAAGGACGCAGTGGGGTTGCTGCACGGCACGCGGCACGGTGCGGCTCAACGCGCAACTCGTCAGGTTGCCGCAACGGTTGGTCGATTATGTGGTGGTGCACGAGCTCGCCCATTTGCGCGAGATGAATCATTCCGAGGCATTCTGGCGCGTGGTGCGGGATGCCTGTCCGGATTACGGGAGGATGCGCCGCGAACTCAGGGCGGTAGCGTTATAG
- a CDS encoding histone H1-like repetitive region-containing protein, translating to MKMATSKTPAAKKPAAKKAVAKKPAAKKVVAKKPAAKKVVAKKPAAKKVVAKKPAAKKVVAKKPAAKKVVAKKPAAKKVVAKKPAAKKVVAKKPAAKKVVAKKPAAKKVVAKKPAAKKVVAKKPAAKKVVAKKPAAKKVVAKKPAAKPAGKGILGA from the coding sequence ATGAAAATGGCAACATCAAAAACGCCCGCAGCAAAGAAACCCGCCGCCAAGAAAGCAGTCGCCAAGAAGCCGGCAGCCAAAAAAGTCGTAGCGAAAAAACCCGCCGCTAAAAAAGTAGTCGCCAAGAAGCCGGCAGCCAAAAAAGTCGTAGCGAAAAAACCGGCCGCTAAAAAAGTAGTCGCCAAGAAGCCGGCAGCCAAAAAAGTCGTAGCGAAAAAACCAGCCGCCAAAAAGGTGGTCGCCAAGAAACCGGCAGCCAAAAAAGTCGTAGCGAAAAAACCAGCCGCCAAAAAAGTGGTTGCCAAGAAACCGGCAGCCAAAAAAGTCGTAGCGAAAAAACCGGCTGCCAAAAAAGTGGTTGCCAAGAAACCGGCAGCCAAAAAAGTCGTAGCGAAAAAACCGGCTGCCAAAAAAGTAGTTGCCAAGAAACCGGCCGCAAAGCCGGCGGGCAAGGGCATTCTGGGCGCTTGA
- the lysA gene encoding diaminopimelate decarboxylase — protein MDDHFHYQGDALYVEQVPLADIAAQYGTPCYVYSRAALSDRFRQFADALRGREHLICYAVKANSNLAILNVLARLGAGFDIVSGGELQRVLAAGGDASKVVFSGVGKSVAEMRMALEAGILCFNVESEAELERLNEVAGSMGKVAAISLRVNPDVDAKTHPYISTGLKQNKFGVAYAEAIALYRRARDLPCLRITGMDCHIGSQLTDIGPFIAAAEKVLALADALAKDGIVLEHLDLGGGLGIRYKDETPPAIADYAGALLGALLGRSEKIILEPGRALVGNAGVLLTRVEYLKHGEEKNFAIVDAAMNDLMRPALYDAYHDIIPAQRENHVLQSYEVVGPICETGDFIGHARNLAIAPQSLLAVRSAGAYGMSMSSNYNTRPRAAEVMVEGDTAHLVRERESVRQLYAGENIVP, from the coding sequence ATGGACGATCATTTTCATTATCAGGGCGATGCACTGTATGTCGAACAAGTGCCGCTGGCCGATATCGCCGCGCAGTACGGTACACCATGCTATGTCTATTCGCGCGCCGCGCTGAGCGACAGGTTCCGCCAGTTCGCCGATGCGCTGCGCGGTCGCGAGCACCTGATCTGCTATGCGGTGAAAGCCAATTCCAATCTGGCGATCCTGAATGTGCTGGCGCGCCTCGGCGCGGGATTCGATATCGTGTCCGGCGGGGAGTTGCAGCGCGTGCTGGCGGCCGGAGGGGATGCGAGCAAGGTGGTGTTCTCCGGCGTGGGCAAGAGCGTTGCGGAAATGCGCATGGCGCTGGAAGCGGGCATCCTGTGCTTCAACGTCGAGTCGGAAGCCGAACTGGAACGGCTCAACGAAGTGGCCGGCAGCATGGGCAAGGTGGCGGCAATCAGCCTGCGCGTGAATCCGGATGTGGATGCCAAGACGCATCCCTATATTTCGACCGGCCTGAAACAGAACAAATTCGGCGTGGCATACGCCGAAGCCATCGCGCTGTACCGCAGGGCGCGCGATCTGCCTTGTCTGCGCATCACCGGAATGGATTGCCATATCGGTTCACAACTCACCGACATCGGCCCGTTCATCGCTGCCGCGGAAAAGGTGCTGGCTCTCGCGGATGCATTGGCGAAAGACGGTATTGTGCTGGAGCATCTCGATCTCGGCGGCGGTCTGGGGATACGTTACAAGGACGAGACGCCGCCGGCGATAGCGGATTATGCAGGTGCGCTGCTAGGTGCGCTGCTAGGCCGGAGCGAGAAGATTATCCTGGAACCCGGACGCGCATTGGTCGGCAATGCCGGCGTGCTGCTGACCCGCGTCGAATATCTCAAGCATGGCGAAGAAAAGAATTTCGCCATCGTAGACGCCGCGATGAACGACCTGATGCGTCCAGCCTTGTACGATGCCTACCACGACATCATTCCGGCGCAGCGTGAAAATCATGTATTGCAAAGCTACGAAGTGGTCGGCCCGATTTGCGAAACCGGGGACTTCATCGGTCATGCGCGCAACTTGGCGATTGCGCCGCAATCGTTGCTGGCTGTGCGTTCTGCGGGAGCTTACGGGATGAGCATGAGCTCCAATTACAACACCCGGCCGCGTGCTGCAGAGGTGATGGTGGAGGGCGATACGGCACATTTGGTGCGAGAACGCGAATCGGTGCGGCAGTTGTATGCCGGCGAGAATATCGTCCCTTGA
- the aroE gene encoding shikimate dehydrogenase — translation MTDRYAVIGNPVSHSKSPLIHRMFAEQTNQDISYEAIEAPLDGFAATVHRLRDEGYLGCNVTVPFKFEAFKLCDEIGARARNARAVNTLLFRDGRILGTNTDGAGLLIDIENNLGFKLMWKDALLLGAGGAAAGVLWPLFSAGVGVVIANRTIEKAQALAADFEDCSVFARSYDQLPERKFDLVINATSSGLKDEQLPLPANLFKPGALAYDMMYGRETSFMKFARANGAAVVADGLGMLVEQAAEAFHLWRGLRPDTAPVIAALRK, via the coding sequence ATGACCGACCGTTACGCCGTCATCGGCAACCCCGTTTCACACAGTAAGTCACCGCTGATCCACAGGATGTTCGCCGAACAGACCAACCAGGACATCAGCTACGAAGCCATCGAAGCTCCGCTGGACGGCTTCGCCGCGACCGTACACCGTCTGCGCGACGAGGGATACCTGGGTTGCAACGTGACCGTGCCATTCAAGTTCGAAGCGTTCAAATTGTGTGACGAGATCGGCGCCCGCGCCCGGAATGCACGGGCAGTCAATACCCTGCTGTTCCGCGACGGAAGGATACTGGGCACCAATACCGACGGGGCCGGCCTGCTCATCGATATCGAGAACAACCTGGGCTTTAAGTTGATGTGGAAAGACGCGCTACTGCTGGGCGCCGGCGGCGCTGCAGCCGGCGTGCTGTGGCCGCTGTTCAGTGCCGGGGTTGGCGTGGTCATCGCCAACCGCACGATCGAAAAGGCGCAGGCGCTTGCTGCCGATTTCGAGGATTGCTCGGTATTTGCGCGCAGCTACGACCAACTTCCGGAAAGAAAATTCGATCTTGTCATCAATGCCACCTCCAGCGGACTGAAGGACGAACAACTACCCTTGCCCGCCAACCTGTTCAAACCGGGCGCGCTGGCATACGACATGATGTACGGGCGCGAGACGTCGTTCATGAAGTTTGCACGCGCCAATGGCGCGGCTGTGGTGGCAGACGGGTTGGGCATGCTGGTCGAACAGGCCGCGGAAGCCTTTCACCTCTGGCGCGGCCTACGTCCAGACACTGCCCCAGTCATCGCCGCCCTGCGCAAGTGA
- the mtgA gene encoding monofunctional biosynthetic peptidoglycan transglycosylase, whose product MKRLYGWMWRAFAVAVGLVLLYQIWLFAHICWWIKFNPSTSAFMESRLEVMQDKNPDAELRHKWVPYAKISNNLKRALIASEDAKFVDHEGFDWEGIQKAYEKNLKKGRIVAGGSTISQQLAKNLFLSTRRTPWRKLEEAAITVMLEAVMDKRRIFEIYLNIIEWGNGVFGAEAAARHYYHVSAANLSSEQAAKLAAMVPNPRYYDTHREARGLLRKTAIIRARMNSAEIP is encoded by the coding sequence ATGAAAAGGCTGTATGGCTGGATGTGGCGCGCATTCGCCGTTGCGGTCGGCCTGGTACTGCTCTACCAGATCTGGCTGTTCGCGCACATCTGCTGGTGGATCAAGTTCAACCCGTCCACCAGCGCATTCATGGAAAGTCGTCTGGAAGTCATGCAGGACAAGAACCCGGATGCGGAACTTCGCCACAAGTGGGTTCCCTACGCGAAGATTTCCAACAACCTCAAACGCGCGCTGATCGCATCGGAAGACGCGAAATTCGTCGATCACGAGGGCTTCGACTGGGAAGGCATCCAGAAGGCCTACGAGAAGAACCTGAAGAAAGGCCGGATCGTCGCGGGCGGTTCCACCATCAGCCAGCAACTCGCCAAAAACCTGTTCCTGTCCACCCGACGCACACCATGGCGCAAGCTCGAGGAGGCGGCAATCACCGTGATGCTTGAAGCGGTGATGGACAAGCGGCGCATCTTCGAGATTTATCTGAACATCATCGAATGGGGCAACGGCGTGTTCGGCGCGGAAGCTGCGGCACGCCATTACTACCATGTCAGCGCGGCGAACCTGTCCTCCGAACAGGCCGCAAAACTGGCGGCAATGGTGCCCAATCCGCGTTATTACGATACGCACCGCGAGGCGCGAGGCCTGCTGCGCAAGACCGCCATCATCCGTGCACGGATGAACAGCGCCGAAATTCCGTGA
- the mgtE gene encoding magnesium transporter — translation MTDERQKKHYTENVQDHLKQVESLLHKHALLEDVIHRQEMPREERHALVDTLVHKQHLAELRRKLDGLHPADIAYILEALPIEQRLMVWDLIKSERDGEILIEVSDAVRESLIATMSREELREAAEQLDTDEIADLAPDLPQHVIRDVFKSLPIEEREQLRAAMSYPEDSVGALMDFNMVHVREDVTLEAVSRYLRRFDELPDHTDQVFVVDRDDRFKGALPINLIVVNEPDVVVGDLMLTDTIRLHPDDKADHAAQAFERYDLVSAPVVDEDGKLFGRMTVNVVLDFIREESETDLLNQAGLREEEDIFAPMWKSAKNRWAWLALNLCTAFFASRVIGEFEGTIEKFVALATLMPIVAGIAGNSANQTTAIIIRSLALEQIKQGHAKRLMLKELAISGLNGLVWGGIAGLFAYFLYHSIPLGLVMTGAMILNLSVGALAGLLIPLVMQKMGRDPAIGSSVMITAITDSGGFFIFLGLATIFLV, via the coding sequence ATGACAGACGAACGCCAGAAAAAGCACTACACCGAGAATGTGCAGGATCACCTCAAGCAGGTGGAATCGCTGCTGCACAAACACGCCCTGCTGGAAGACGTCATCCACCGCCAGGAAATGCCGCGCGAAGAACGTCATGCGCTGGTAGATACACTGGTGCACAAGCAACACCTGGCCGAATTGCGGCGCAAGCTCGACGGCCTGCATCCCGCGGACATCGCCTACATTCTGGAGGCGCTGCCCATCGAGCAGCGCCTGATGGTATGGGACCTGATCAAATCCGAACGCGACGGCGAAATCCTGATCGAGGTTTCCGACGCGGTACGCGAATCGCTGATTGCCACCATGAGCCGCGAGGAACTGCGCGAGGCCGCCGAGCAGCTCGACACCGACGAGATCGCCGACCTTGCGCCGGATCTGCCGCAACACGTGATCCGCGACGTGTTCAAGTCGCTGCCCATCGAGGAACGCGAACAGCTGCGCGCGGCGATGTCCTATCCGGAGGATTCGGTCGGCGCGCTGATGGATTTCAATATGGTGCATGTGCGCGAAGATGTGACGCTGGAAGCTGTCTCCCGCTACCTGCGCCGCTTTGACGAACTGCCCGACCACACCGACCAGGTATTCGTGGTCGACCGTGACGACCGCTTCAAGGGCGCCCTGCCGATCAACCTGATCGTGGTCAACGAACCCGACGTCGTCGTCGGAGACCTGATGCTGACCGACACCATCCGGCTGCATCCCGACGACAAGGCCGACCACGCTGCGCAGGCCTTCGAACGCTACGACCTGGTTTCCGCACCGGTAGTGGATGAGGACGGAAAGCTGTTCGGACGCATGACGGTGAACGTCGTGCTCGATTTCATCCGCGAGGAATCGGAAACCGACTTGCTGAACCAGGCGGGCCTGCGCGAAGAGGAAGACATCTTCGCGCCGATGTGGAAATCGGCGAAGAACCGCTGGGCATGGCTGGCATTGAATCTGTGCACGGCATTCTTCGCCTCGCGCGTGATCGGCGAGTTCGAGGGCACCATCGAAAAATTCGTTGCTCTCGCCACGCTGATGCCCATCGTTGCCGGCATCGCAGGCAACTCGGCAAACCAGACCACCGCCATCATCATCCGCTCACTGGCCCTGGAGCAGATCAAGCAAGGTCATGCCAAACGGCTGATGCTCAAGGAGTTGGCCATCAGCGGCCTGAACGGTCTGGTATGGGGAGGTATCGCCGGGCTGTTCGCTTATTTCCTGTATCACAGCATACCGCTCGGTCTCGTGATGACCGGCGCAATGATACTCAATCTTTCAGTAGGCGCTCTCGCCGGGTTGTTGATCCCGCTGGTCATGCAGAAAATGGGGCGCGATCCGGCCATTGGTTCAAGCGTAATGATTACCGCCATCACAGACAGTGGCGGTTTCTTTATCTTCCTGGGATTGGCAACGATCTTCCTGGTTTGA
- a CDS encoding 1-acyl-sn-glycerol-3-phosphate acyltransferase produces the protein MLAIRSFVFLLLQIVITPVFAMLALLLFPLPPLTRYRFISQWAKLMLPLLRLVCDIRHEVRGIENIPREPCIVLCKHQSAWETIALQEIFPPQVWVLKRELLWLPFFGWALALTSPIAINRSDGKGAMKQLLKQGKERLAQGFCVVIFPEGTRVPFGKRGKYKIGGALLAASSGAPVVPVAHNAGRLWGRNAFSKHPGLVTMSIGKPIATQGRKAEEINAEVEAWIENEIQQLPH, from the coding sequence ATGCTGGCGATACGTTCTTTCGTTTTTCTGCTGTTGCAGATCGTCATCACGCCGGTATTCGCGATGCTGGCCCTGCTGCTATTCCCCTTGCCGCCGCTCACCCGTTACCGCTTCATCTCACAATGGGCGAAGCTGATGCTGCCGTTGCTGCGCCTGGTGTGCGACATCCGCCATGAAGTGCGCGGCATCGAAAATATCCCCAGGGAACCCTGCATCGTGCTGTGCAAGCACCAGTCGGCATGGGAGACGATCGCCTTGCAGGAGATCTTCCCGCCCCAGGTATGGGTGTTGAAACGCGAGTTGTTGTGGCTGCCATTCTTCGGCTGGGCGCTGGCGCTGACCAGCCCGATCGCCATCAATCGCAGCGACGGCAAGGGCGCAATGAAACAATTGCTGAAGCAGGGCAAGGAGCGCCTTGCACAGGGATTCTGCGTGGTGATCTTTCCGGAGGGAACGCGCGTGCCGTTCGGCAAGCGCGGCAAATACAAGATCGGCGGGGCATTGCTGGCGGCGAGCAGCGGGGCGCCGGTGGTGCCGGTGGCGCATAACGCCGGACGTCTGTGGGGACGCAACGCGTTCAGCAAGCATCCCGGACTGGTCACGATGAGCATCGGCAAGCCCATCGCCACACAGGGCCGCAAGGCCGAAGAGATCAATGCCGAAGTCGAGGCATGGATCGAGAACGAGATCCAGCAACTGCCGCACTGA
- the gmhB gene encoding D-glycero-beta-D-manno-heptose 1,7-bisphosphate 7-phosphatase has protein sequence MKLIILDRDGVINHDSDQFIKNPEEWKPIPGSLEAIARLNQAGYRVVVATNQSGIGRGLFDMTMLNAIHDKMHKACALAGARIDAVFFCPHTADNHCHCRKPKAGMLEEIAARYNADLSGVPAVGDSLRDLQSAVAVGASPCLVLTGKGMKTQAAGGLPEGTQVFPDLAAAVAALV, from the coding sequence ATGAAGCTCATCATCCTCGACCGCGACGGCGTGATCAATCACGATTCCGACCAGTTCATCAAGAACCCGGAAGAATGGAAGCCCATCCCCGGCAGTCTGGAAGCGATCGCGCGCCTGAACCAGGCCGGCTACCGCGTGGTGGTGGCCACCAACCAGTCCGGCATCGGGCGCGGCCTGTTCGACATGACGATGCTGAACGCGATCCACGACAAGATGCACAAGGCCTGTGCATTGGCCGGCGCACGCATCGACGCGGTCTTTTTCTGTCCCCATACTGCGGACAACCATTGTCATTGCCGCAAGCCGAAGGCCGGCATGCTGGAAGAGATCGCCGCCCGCTACAACGCCGACCTGTCGGGCGTGCCGGCGGTCGGCGACTCGCTGCGCGATCTGCAATCCGCCGTTGCGGTGGGTGCGAGCCCCTGCCTGGTGCTGACCGGAAAGGGCATGAAGACTCAGGCGGCGGGCGGCTTGCCGGAAGGCACGCAGGTATTCCCCGATCTGGCTGCGGCGGTCGCCGCGCTGGTGTAG